Proteins from a single region of Pseudomonas sp. BSw22131:
- the mlaD gene encoding outer membrane lipid asymmetry maintenance protein MlaD produces MQNRTLETGVGLFLLAGILALLLLALRVSGLTASATNDSYKLYAYFDNSAGLTVRAKVTMAGVTIGKVTAIDLDRDTFTGRVTMEVQKRVNNLPLDSTASILTAGLLGEKYIGISVGGDDKLLTDGSTIHDTQSALVLEDLIGKFLMNTVSKDAK; encoded by the coding sequence ATGCAAAACCGCACCCTCGAAACCGGTGTCGGCCTGTTCCTGCTGGCCGGGATACTGGCTTTGCTGTTGCTCGCCTTGCGCGTCAGCGGTCTGACAGCCAGCGCGACCAACGACAGCTATAAACTTTATGCTTATTTCGACAATTCGGCCGGTTTGACTGTCAGAGCGAAGGTGACCATGGCCGGTGTGACTATCGGCAAGGTCACGGCAATCGATCTGGATCGCGACACCTTCACCGGCCGCGTGACGATGGAAGTGCAGAAGCGGGTCAACAATCTGCCTCTGGATTCCACCGCTTCAATCCTGACGGCGGGCCTGTTGGGTGAGAAGTACATTGGTATCAGCGTGGGGGGCGATGACAAGTTGCTCACAGACGGCAGCACCATTCACGACACACAGTCGGCGCTGGTACTCGAAGATCTGATCGGTAAATTTTTGATGAATACCGTGAGCAAAGACGCCAAATGA
- the mlaE gene encoding lipid asymmetry maintenance ABC transporter permease subunit MlaE: MRRKSLMERVRLMGRSAIDIVAVLGRSGIFLVHALLGRGGIGGGFQLLVRQLYSVGVMSLAIIVVSGVFIGMVLSLQGFSILAKYGSEQAVGQMVALTLLRELGPVVTALLFAGRAGSALTAEIGNMKSTEQLSSLEMIGVDPLKYIVAPRLWAGFISLPLLAMIFSVVGIWGGSWVAVDWLGVYEGSFWSNMQNSVSFTDDVLNGVIKSVVFAFVVTWIAVFQGYDCEPTSEGISRATTKTVVYASLAVLGLDFILTALMFGDF; this comes from the coding sequence ATGCGCAGAAAGTCACTGATGGAGCGGGTTCGCCTGATGGGGCGGTCCGCTATCGATATTGTTGCAGTGTTGGGTCGCTCGGGTATTTTTCTGGTTCATGCCTTGCTGGGACGAGGCGGGATTGGTGGTGGATTCCAGTTGTTGGTGCGCCAGTTGTACTCGGTTGGCGTTATGTCGCTTGCGATTATTGTTGTATCCGGCGTCTTCATCGGCATGGTCCTCTCGCTGCAGGGCTTCAGCATCCTGGCCAAGTACGGTTCGGAACAAGCGGTAGGGCAGATGGTTGCACTGACACTGCTGCGAGAGCTGGGGCCTGTCGTCACGGCGCTGCTCTTTGCCGGTCGCGCCGGGTCTGCATTGACCGCCGAGATTGGCAACATGAAATCCACCGAGCAGCTCTCCAGTCTGGAGATGATCGGCGTCGATCCTTTGAAATACATCGTCGCGCCGCGCCTTTGGGCGGGATTCATTTCACTGCCATTGCTGGCCATGATTTTTAGCGTTGTGGGTATCTGGGGAGGCTCGTGGGTAGCTGTCGACTGGTTGGGTGTTTACGAAGGCTCCTTCTGGTCGAACATGCAAAACAGTGTTTCGTTTACCGATGACGTGCTGAACGGTGTAATCAAAAGCGTTGTGTTCGCTTTTGTGGTGACCTGGATTGCCGTGTTCCAAGGCTATGACTGTGAGCCCACATCAGAAGGTATCAGTCGTGCCACGACCAAGACCGTGGTGTATGCCTCGCTGGCCGTATTGGGCCTGGACTTTATTTTGACCGCTTTGATGTTTGGAGACTTCTGA
- a CDS encoding ATP-binding cassette domain-containing protein, which translates to MSADNGYAVELKGVSFKRGSRSIFNNVDIHIPRGKVTGIMGPSGSGKTTLLRLMGAQLRPSSGEVWVNGQNLPNLSRSDLFDARKQMGVLFQSGALFTDLDVFENVAFPLRVHTKLPEDMIRDIVLLKLQAVGLRGAVELMPDELSGGMKRRVALARAIALDPQILMYDEPFVGQDPIAMGVLVRLIRLLNDALGITSIVVSHDLAETASIADYLYVVGDGQVLGHGTPDELMESDNPRIRQFMTGDPDGPVPFHFPAADYREDLLGKR; encoded by the coding sequence ATGAGTGCCGATAACGGCTACGCGGTCGAACTGAAGGGCGTGTCCTTCAAACGCGGTTCGCGAAGCATCTTCAATAATGTGGATATCCACATTCCCCGGGGCAAAGTCACCGGCATCATGGGCCCGTCAGGTAGTGGCAAGACGACACTCCTGCGGCTAATGGGCGCCCAGCTTCGGCCAAGCAGTGGTGAAGTCTGGGTTAATGGTCAGAACTTGCCTAATTTGTCTCGCAGCGATCTATTCGATGCGCGTAAGCAAATGGGCGTTCTGTTTCAGAGCGGGGCGCTGTTCACCGACCTCGACGTGTTCGAAAACGTAGCCTTCCCGCTGCGTGTTCACACGAAGCTGCCCGAAGACATGATCCGCGACATCGTTCTGCTCAAGCTGCAGGCAGTAGGTTTGCGTGGCGCTGTCGAACTCATGCCTGACGAATTGTCCGGAGGCATGAAGCGTCGTGTTGCGCTGGCCCGTGCGATTGCGCTCGACCCACAAATTCTCATGTATGACGAGCCATTCGTTGGGCAAGACCCGATTGCGATGGGCGTTCTCGTGCGCTTGATCCGCTTGCTCAATGACGCGCTCGGAATCACCAGTATTGTTGTGTCTCACGACCTCGCGGAGACCGCCAGTATTGCTGACTACCTGTACGTGGTCGGTGATGGGCAGGTGCTGGGACATGGAACGCCGGATGAGTTGATGGAGTCGGACAACCCGCGCATTCGTCAATTCATGACTGGCGATCCGGACGGTCCTGTACCGTTTCACTTTCCGGCAGCGGATTATCGCGAAGATCTTTTGGGGAAGCGCTGA
- a CDS encoding KpsF/GutQ family sugar-phosphate isomerase, which produces MSQSSDLIQSAQRTIRLEVEAVEGLLAHINADFVSACEMILAGSGRVVVLGMGKSGHVAKKIAATLASTGTPSFFVHPAEASHGDMGMITSADIILALSNSGTTAEIVTLLPLIKRLGIKMISLTGNPESTLAKAAEFNLNAHVLHEACPLNLAPTSSTTAALAMGDALAIALLDARGFTAEDFAFSHPGGALGRRLLLKVEHVMHSGADLPQVARGTLLRESLMEMTRKGLGMTAIVEPDGRLAGIFTDGDLRRTLDRPIDIRQAIIDEVMTPHGKTVHAEMLAAEALKIMEDHKIGALIVVDENDRPVGAFNLQDLLRAGVM; this is translated from the coding sequence ATGAGCCAATCAAGCGACCTGATCCAATCGGCACAACGCACAATCCGCCTTGAAGTAGAAGCTGTGGAAGGCTTGCTTGCACACATCAATGCGGATTTCGTCAGCGCCTGCGAGATGATTCTGGCCGGTAGCGGGCGTGTCGTCGTGCTGGGCATGGGCAAATCCGGACACGTCGCCAAAAAAATCGCCGCGACACTGGCAAGCACTGGAACACCCTCGTTTTTTGTCCATCCTGCCGAAGCCAGCCATGGCGACATGGGCATGATCACCTCGGCCGACATCATCCTGGCGCTTTCGAACTCCGGCACCACTGCTGAAATCGTCACGCTGTTGCCGCTGATCAAACGTCTGGGCATCAAAATGATCAGCCTCACCGGCAACCCCGAATCGACCCTGGCAAAAGCTGCCGAGTTCAATCTCAATGCCCATGTTTTGCATGAAGCCTGCCCGCTGAACCTGGCGCCGACGTCCTCGACCACAGCAGCCCTGGCCATGGGCGACGCACTGGCAATTGCCCTGCTGGACGCCCGCGGCTTTACTGCAGAAGACTTCGCGTTCTCACATCCGGGCGGCGCACTGGGCAGACGTCTGCTGCTCAAAGTCGAACACGTGATGCATTCCGGCGCTGACCTGCCTCAGGTTGCACGCGGGACGCTACTGCGCGAATCCCTGATGGAAATGACCCGCAAAGGCCTTGGCATGACCGCCATTGTCGAACCCGACGGCCGCCTTGCCGGTATATTCACCGACGGTGATTTGCGTCGGACCCTGGACCGCCCCATCGATATTCGCCAGGCGATAATCGATGAGGTGATGACCCCGCATGGCAAGACAGTGCATGCGGAGATGCTGGCTGCTGAAGCCCTTAAAATCATGGAAGACCACAAGATCGGGGCCTTGATCGTGGTTGACGAGAACGACCGTCCTGTGGGCGCGTTCAACCTTCAGGACCTTCTTCGCGCGGGAGTCATGTAA
- a CDS encoding KdsC family phosphatase yields the protein MSNDMNDLMQRGKHIKLAVFDVDGVLTDGRLYFLEDGSEFKTFNTLDGQGIKMLIASGVTTAIISGRKTPVVERRAKNLGIAHLYQGREDKLVVLDELLSQLGLSYEQVAYLGDDLPDLPVIRRVGLGMAVASAAGFVRQHAHGVTQARGGEGAAREFCELILSAQGNLEAAHAVYL from the coding sequence ATGAGTAACGACATGAACGATCTGATGCAACGCGGCAAGCACATCAAACTGGCTGTTTTTGACGTCGATGGTGTGCTGACCGACGGCCGCCTGTACTTTCTGGAAGACGGCAGCGAATTCAAGACTTTCAACACGCTGGATGGTCAGGGCATCAAAATGCTGATTGCGTCTGGCGTCACGACTGCCATTATCAGCGGTCGCAAGACCCCCGTTGTTGAGCGTCGGGCTAAAAATCTGGGGATCGCCCATTTGTACCAGGGGCGAGAAGACAAGCTGGTGGTGCTCGACGAGCTTTTGAGCCAATTGGGCCTAAGCTACGAACAGGTTGCCTATCTGGGCGACGATCTTCCGGACCTGCCGGTGATTCGGCGGGTCGGATTAGGGATGGCGGTTGCCAGTGCAGCGGGTTTCGTACGCCAGCATGCGCACGGAGTCACTCAGGCGCGTGGCGGCGAAGGCGCGGCCCGCGAGTTCTGCGAATTGATTCTGAGTGCCCAGGGCAACCTCGAAGCGGCTCATGCCGTCTACTTATAG
- the lptC gene encoding LPS export ABC transporter periplasmic protein LptC, with protein sequence MLSKKFRIFLVCGVLAVLLAAAGYWDISPESFMDQPRSAVDESAIDFYAINAHSVQFLPDGGMQYEMTADKVEHLKATDITLLTTPNLELYRGSTFPWHVESRTAEVSPGGDHVELIDNVRINRTDEKSRTTIITSSRMTVFPQKQYAETQQAVRIDGLGGVTTATGMKAYLKDSRMDLLSNVRGQYDAR encoded by the coding sequence ATGCTCAGTAAAAAATTTCGTATTTTCCTGGTATGCGGTGTGCTTGCAGTGCTGCTGGCGGCGGCGGGCTACTGGGATATCAGTCCCGAAAGCTTCATGGACCAGCCCAGGTCTGCGGTCGATGAGAGCGCTATCGACTTTTACGCCATCAATGCCCACAGCGTTCAGTTCCTTCCGGACGGCGGCATGCAGTATGAGATGACGGCAGACAAGGTCGAACACCTCAAGGCCACCGACATTACTCTTCTGACGACCCCGAACCTTGAGCTGTATCGCGGCTCGACGTTTCCATGGCATGTCGAAAGCAGGACTGCGGAGGTGTCTCCTGGCGGTGATCATGTCGAGCTGATAGACAATGTGCGCATCAATCGGACCGACGAAAAGAGTCGCACGACAATCATTACCAGTAGCCGCATGACCGTATTCCCTCAGAAGCAATATGCGGAGACCCAGCAAGCCGTTAGAATCGACGGCCTTGGCGGTGTGACCACCGCCACCGGAATGAAAGCGTATTTGAAAGACAGCAGGATGGACCTGCTCTCCAACGTAAGAGGACAGTATGACGCTCGTTAA
- the lptA gene encoding lipopolysaccharide transport periplasmic protein LptA, producing the protein MTLVKTLPLLLGLGAALGSASAWSLPTDRDQPIHIQSDDAQLDDKQGVATYKGNVIITQGSMKITGNTVTITRNAQGEVDVFTSVGNLAYYEQKPAVDKPIVQAYGVTIQYFAAQDRIVLIDKAKVINDGNTSEGEKIVYDTVKQVVNAGRANGTRITTPRPRIDMVIQPKKKTDQQKAQ; encoded by the coding sequence ATGACGCTCGTTAAAACCCTTCCTTTATTGCTCGGCCTGGGCGCAGCACTGGGAAGCGCGAGCGCCTGGTCTTTGCCCACAGACCGCGACCAGCCCATCCACATTCAGTCGGATGATGCGCAGCTGGATGACAAGCAAGGCGTCGCCACGTACAAAGGCAACGTCATCATTACCCAGGGCTCCATGAAGATCACGGGCAACACTGTGACCATCACCCGTAACGCGCAAGGCGAAGTCGACGTGTTCACGTCCGTGGGCAACCTTGCGTACTACGAGCAGAAACCCGCTGTGGATAAACCGATTGTCCAGGCTTACGGCGTTACAATTCAGTACTTCGCCGCCCAGGATCGTATCGTGCTGATTGACAAGGCCAAGGTCATCAACGACGGCAACACCTCCGAAGGCGAGAAAATCGTCTACGACACCGTCAAGCAGGTTGTGAATGCCGGCCGTGCAAACGGCACCAGGATCACTACGCCGCGACCACGAATCGATATGGTTATCCAGCCGAAAAAGAAAACCGACCAGCAGAAGGCCCAGTAA
- the lptB gene encoding LPS export ABC transporter ATP-binding protein has translation MATLKAQHLAKSYKGRQVVRDVSLSIESGQIVGLLGPNGAGKTTCFYMIVGLVQAEQGRVLIDDQDISHQPMHGRARAGIGYLPQEASIFRKLSVADNIMAILETRKELDRPARRKELESLLQEFHITHIRDNLGMSLSGGERRRVEIARALATSPKFILLDEPFAGVDPISVGDIKQIIHHLKAKGIGVLITDHNVRETLDICETAYIVNDGQLIAEGDSETILANQLVKDVYLGHEFRL, from the coding sequence ATGGCAACGCTGAAAGCTCAGCATCTGGCTAAAAGCTACAAAGGCCGTCAGGTCGTCCGCGATGTGAGCCTGTCCATCGAAAGCGGCCAGATCGTTGGCTTGCTGGGGCCTAACGGCGCTGGCAAGACTACCTGTTTCTACATGATCGTCGGCCTTGTCCAGGCCGAACAGGGTCGCGTGCTGATCGATGACCAAGACATCAGCCATCAGCCCATGCATGGCCGCGCTCGCGCCGGTATCGGCTACCTTCCGCAGGAAGCATCGATTTTCCGCAAGCTGTCCGTTGCCGATAACATCATGGCCATTCTTGAGACACGCAAGGAGCTGGATCGCCCGGCGCGCCGCAAGGAGCTGGAGAGCCTGCTGCAGGAATTCCACATTACTCACATCCGCGACAACCTCGGCATGAGCTTGTCAGGCGGTGAACGCCGTCGTGTAGAAATTGCACGCGCGCTGGCCACCTCGCCCAAATTCATCCTGCTCGATGAACCGTTTGCTGGCGTCGACCCGATTTCCGTCGGCGACATCAAGCAGATCATTCATCACCTGAAGGCCAAGGGTATCGGTGTGTTAATCACGGACCACAACGTCCGCGAGACACTGGACATCTGTGAAACGGCCTACATCGTCAACGATGGACAGCTGATTGCCGAAGGCGACTCTGAAACCATTCTGGCTAACCAGTTGGTGAAAGATGTATACCTCGGCCACGAGTTCCGCCTGTAA
- a CDS encoding RNA polymerase factor sigma-54, protein MKPSLVLRMGQQLTMTPQLQQAIRLLQLSTLDLQQEIQEALESNPMLERQEEGEDFDNADPMADNIEQKPNPDVQEPTYQEAAPTVDNLEDGEWSERIPNELPVDTAWEDVYQTSASSLPSNDDDEWDFTTRTSVGESLQSHLLWQLNLAPMSDTDRLIAVTLIDCINNQGYLDESLEELLDAFDPELDIELDEIEAVLHRIQQFEPAGIGARTLSECLLLQLRQLPAKTKWLAEAQRLVSDYIDLLGSRDYAQLMRRMKIKEDDLRQVIELVQSLNPRPGSQIESTEAEYVVPDVIVRKHNERWLVELNQESVPRLRVNPQYAGFVRRADTSADNTFMRNQLQEARWFIKSLQSRNETLMKVATQIVEHQRGFLEYGDEAMKPLVLHDIAEAVGMHESTISRVTTQKFMHTPRGIYELKYFFSSHVSTSEGGECSSTAIRAIIKKLVAAENQKKPLSDSKIAGLLEAQGIQVARRTVAKYRESLGIAPSSERKRLM, encoded by the coding sequence ATGAAACCTTCGCTAGTCTTGAGAATGGGCCAGCAGCTGACGATGACACCGCAGCTGCAACAGGCCATCCGCTTGCTCCAATTGTCGACTCTGGATCTCCAACAGGAAATCCAGGAGGCGCTGGAGTCCAATCCTATGCTCGAACGTCAGGAAGAAGGCGAAGACTTCGATAACGCCGACCCGATGGCCGACAACATCGAACAGAAACCCAACCCGGACGTCCAGGAGCCGACCTACCAGGAAGCCGCCCCGACTGTCGACAATCTTGAAGACGGCGAGTGGAGTGAGCGCATTCCAAACGAATTGCCAGTCGATACAGCCTGGGAAGACGTTTACCAGACCAGCGCAAGCAGCCTGCCCAGCAATGATGATGACGAGTGGGACTTCACCACCCGTACCTCCGTTGGCGAAAGCCTTCAGAGCCACTTGCTGTGGCAGTTGAATCTGGCGCCGATGTCGGACACTGACCGACTGATTGCAGTAACCCTGATCGACTGCATCAACAATCAGGGTTATCTGGACGAATCGCTCGAGGAGCTCCTCGACGCTTTCGATCCTGAACTTGATATCGAACTCGACGAAATTGAAGCCGTCCTGCATCGCATCCAGCAATTCGAACCTGCCGGTATAGGCGCACGCACGCTAAGCGAATGCCTGCTCCTGCAATTGCGACAATTGCCCGCAAAGACCAAATGGCTTGCCGAGGCACAACGTCTGGTCAGCGATTACATCGACCTGTTGGGCAGTCGTGACTACGCCCAACTGATGCGCCGCATGAAGATCAAGGAAGACGATCTTCGCCAGGTGATCGAATTGGTGCAGAGCCTTAACCCTCGTCCGGGTTCACAGATCGAATCCACCGAAGCCGAATACGTGGTGCCCGACGTGATCGTGCGCAAGCACAACGAGCGCTGGCTGGTGGAGCTTAATCAGGAATCCGTGCCGCGACTGCGAGTCAATCCGCAATATGCCGGTTTTGTTCGTCGCGCTGACACCAGCGCCGACAACACCTTCATGCGTAACCAGTTGCAAGAGGCGCGGTGGTTCATCAAAAGCCTGCAGAGCCGCAACGAAACCCTGATGAAGGTCGCGACGCAGATTGTCGAGCATCAGCGGGGGTTTCTGGAGTACGGCGACGAGGCAATGAAACCGCTGGTCCTGCACGACATCGCCGAAGCGGTGGGCATGCATGAGTCCACCATTTCGCGGGTGACCACGCAGAAGTTCATGCACACGCCACGTGGCATTTACGAACTGAAATACTTCTTCTCCAGCCACGTCAGCACCTCTGAGGGCGGCGAGTGTTCCTCCACGGCGATTCGCGCGATCATCAAAAAACTGGTTGCCGCCGAAAATCAGAAAAAGCCATTGAGTGACAGTAAGATCGCTGGTTTACTGGAGGCACAAGGCATTCAAGTGGCTCGTCGCACAGTCGCCAAATATCGCGAATCGTTAGGGATAGCTCCTTCGAGCGAACGTAAGCGACTGATGTAG
- the hpf gene encoding ribosome hibernation-promoting factor, HPF/YfiA family: MQVNISGHQLEVTKPLREYIELKLQKLERHFDKITNVQVTMAVEKLKQKIEATLHIPGGEVVANADHDDMYAAIDLLTDKLDRQLLKHKEKQQSTLKGVAAR; encoded by the coding sequence ATGCAAGTCAACATCAGTGGACACCAACTGGAAGTGACCAAGCCCCTGCGTGAGTACATAGAGCTGAAGCTCCAAAAGCTCGAGAGGCACTTTGACAAAATTACCAATGTACAGGTGACGATGGCCGTCGAAAAACTCAAACAGAAGATCGAGGCCACCCTGCATATCCCTGGTGGAGAGGTCGTAGCGAATGCGGATCATGACGATATGTATGCTGCAATCGACCTGCTCACTGACAAGCTCGACAGACAATTGCTCAAGCATAAGGAAAAGCAGCAAAGCACCCTCAAAGGTGTTGCCGCTCGCTGA
- the ptsN gene encoding PTS IIA-like nitrogen regulatory protein PtsN, translating to MIRLENILTPGRSLVNVPGGSKKAVLEEVAKVIHPHLADLDQQTVFESLIAREKLGSTGFGNGIAIPHCRLKGCTRPISALLQLSHPVDFDAIDGAPVDLLFVLLVPEAATDQHLELLRQIANMLDRKKVREKLRTAPTGEALYQVVLDEQTGH from the coding sequence ATGATCCGACTTGAAAATATCCTGACCCCTGGCCGTTCCCTCGTGAACGTGCCGGGCGGCAGTAAAAAAGCTGTACTCGAAGAGGTTGCCAAAGTCATTCACCCGCACTTGGCTGACCTCGACCAGCAAACTGTCTTCGAGAGCTTGATAGCCCGCGAAAAACTCGGTTCAACGGGTTTTGGCAACGGCATAGCCATTCCGCACTGCCGCCTCAAGGGCTGCACTCGTCCCATTAGCGCACTACTGCAACTCAGTCACCCTGTTGATTTCGACGCCATCGATGGCGCCCCGGTCGATCTTCTGTTCGTGCTGCTGGTTCCGGAGGCCGCCACTGACCAGCATCTGGAGCTGCTGCGCCAGATAGCCAACATGCTTGACCGTAAGAAGGTGCGTGAAAAACTGCGCACTGCACCAACCGGTGAAGCCCTTTATCAAGTGGTACTCGACGAGCAGACCGGTCACTAA
- the rapZ gene encoding RNase adapter RapZ, translating to MRMIIVSGRSGSGKSTALDVLEDSGFYCVDNLPAGLLPELAERALIHTELAEPLLAVSIDARNLPSHLTRFPKMLEEVRARHIRCDVLFLDADEPTLLKRFSETRRRHPLSTATRSLAEAIRDEKTLLGPIIDLADLTIDTTNLNLYQLRDALKLRLLNKPEPGTAFLVESFGFKRGMPVDADLVFDVRCLPNPYWKPELREQSGLDKPVADYLAAQPDVEEMFQDIFAYLNKWLPRFAASNRAYVTVAIGCTGGHHRSVYLTERLGQVLQQSLKNVQVRHRDLS from the coding sequence ATGCGGATGATCATCGTCAGCGGCCGCTCCGGCTCAGGCAAGAGTACGGCTCTCGATGTGCTGGAAGACAGCGGCTTCTACTGCGTTGATAACCTGCCCGCCGGCTTGCTGCCGGAGCTGGCCGAACGCGCGTTGATTCATACCGAACTGGCGGAGCCCCTGCTCGCTGTTTCCATCGACGCGCGCAATCTGCCTAGCCACCTGACCCGCTTCCCTAAGATGCTAGAAGAAGTGCGCGCCCGCCATATTCGGTGCGACGTGCTGTTTCTGGATGCCGACGAGCCGACGCTTCTCAAGCGCTTCTCCGAGACGCGACGACGGCATCCGCTCAGCACTGCGACCCGTTCGCTAGCTGAAGCTATTCGCGATGAAAAAACGTTGTTAGGGCCGATCATTGATCTTGCCGACCTCACCATCGACACCACTAATCTCAACCTGTACCAACTGCGTGACGCGCTCAAATTAAGGCTGCTCAACAAGCCGGAGCCAGGTACCGCGTTTCTGGTCGAGTCGTTCGGATTCAAGCGCGGCATGCCAGTGGACGCCGACCTGGTGTTCGATGTGCGCTGCCTTCCTAACCCCTACTGGAAACCAGAGCTGCGTGAGCAATCCGGTCTCGACAAGCCTGTTGCCGATTACCTCGCGGCGCAACCCGACGTCGAGGAGATGTTTCAGGACATCTTCGCTTACCTCAACAAGTGGCTGCCACGTTTTGCGGCCAGCAACCGTGCGTATGTCACTGTCGCCATTGGCTGTACCGGCGGGCATCACCGCTCCGTCTACCTGACCGAACGACTGGGTCAGGTCCTGCAGCAATCGCTCAAGAATGTCCAGGTTCGCCACCGCGACCTAAGCTGA
- a CDS encoding HPr family phosphocarrier protein, with protein sequence MPALQITIINKLGLHARAAAKFVGVAGRFPCQIRVGRTSDSMVDGKSIMAVMMLAAGKGTEIQLNTEGDDDQAALDALVELINNKFDEGE encoded by the coding sequence ATGCCCGCTCTTCAAATTACGATCATCAACAAGCTGGGCCTGCATGCCCGCGCCGCGGCTAAATTCGTGGGTGTAGCTGGCAGGTTTCCTTGCCAGATCCGCGTTGGCCGTACTTCCGACAGCATGGTCGACGGCAAAAGTATTATGGCCGTGATGATGCTCGCGGCGGGCAAAGGCACAGAGATTCAGCTCAATACCGAAGGCGACGATGACCAGGCGGCTTTGGATGCTCTGGTTGAGCTGATCAACAACAAGTTCGATGAGGGCGAATAG
- a CDS encoding zinc ribbon domain-containing protein YjdM — MSLPPCPKCNSEYTYEDGTQFVCPECAHEWTADSAAEVSDDAKVIKDSVGNTLQDGDTVTVIKDLKVKGSSLVVKVGTKVKNIRLVDGDHDIDCKIDGIGAMKLKSEFVKKG; from the coding sequence GTGAGCTTACCGCCGTGCCCAAAATGCAATTCCGAATACACCTACGAAGATGGCACGCAGTTCGTATGCCCGGAATGCGCCCACGAGTGGACCGCTGACAGCGCGGCCGAGGTATCGGACGACGCCAAAGTGATCAAGGACTCGGTCGGCAATACCCTGCAAGATGGCGACACCGTTACAGTGATCAAGGATCTCAAGGTCAAAGGTTCTTCGCTGGTGGTCAAGGTGGGCACCAAGGTCAAGAATATTCGGCTGGTCGACGGTGATCACGACATCGACTGCAAGATCGATGGTATTGGCGCCATGAAGCTGAAGTCCGAGTTTGTCAAGAAGGGCTGA
- a CDS encoding ZIP family metal transporter yields the protein MRSDILAISSGRLLRLALGSILVLVGTGLLIAQGFSWLSLEPRMLRALQGGAICALGTALGALPVLVIRKMPVAVSDGLLGFGAGIMLAATAFSLIVPGLSAAEGLGFTPWGAGGLISFGILLGAIGLFAVDSLVSRDASLAPSPEHPAIPSNIWLFVIAIIAHNIPEGMAVGVSAGGGLAHADSLAMGIAIQDVPEGLVIALVLAGAGMSRFKAFLIGAASGLVEPFFAVLCAWLVAVAELLLPIGLALAAGAMLLVVTHEIIPESRRNGHHRIASLGLVSGFCVMMVMDTALG from the coding sequence ATGCGTTCGGACATTCTTGCGATCAGCAGTGGACGGTTGTTGCGTCTGGCCCTGGGGTCGATTCTGGTACTGGTCGGTACGGGGTTATTGATCGCGCAGGGTTTTTCCTGGTTGAGTCTGGAGCCACGGATGCTGCGAGCGCTGCAGGGCGGGGCGATCTGTGCATTGGGGACGGCCCTCGGTGCTTTGCCCGTGTTGGTGATCCGCAAGATGCCGGTCGCGGTGTCCGACGGGTTGCTGGGTTTTGGTGCTGGCATCATGCTTGCGGCTACCGCCTTCTCGCTGATCGTGCCGGGGCTGAGCGCTGCCGAAGGTCTGGGGTTCACGCCCTGGGGCGCAGGCGGGCTGATCAGCTTCGGTATTTTGCTGGGCGCCATCGGTTTGTTTGCGGTGGATAGTTTGGTGTCCCGCGATGCCAGCCTTGCGCCGTCACCGGAACATCCGGCGATCCCGTCGAACATATGGTTATTCGTCATCGCAATCATCGCTCACAACATTCCCGAAGGGATGGCAGTCGGCGTATCTGCGGGCGGGGGGCTGGCTCATGCCGACAGCCTCGCCATGGGGATCGCCATTCAGGACGTCCCGGAGGGGCTGGTAATCGCGCTGGTGCTGGCGGGGGCTGGCATGTCGCGCTTCAAGGCTTTTTTGATCGGCGCGGCGTCCGGTCTGGTCGAACCGTTTTTCGCTGTGCTGTGCGCATGGCTGGTGGCGGTTGCCGAGTTGCTGCTACCTATTGGGTTGGCGCTGGCGGCTGGCGCGATGCTGCTGGTCGTGACCCATGAAATCATCCCCGAATCTCGGCGCAACGGACATCACCGTATTGCCAGTCTGGGTTTGGTCTCCGGCTTTTGCGTGATGATGGTGATGGACACGGCATTGGGCTAG